The Peribacillus simplex genome contains a region encoding:
- a CDS encoding GntR family transcriptional regulator, translated as MELDFENPIPLHAQLKTILEDQILEGYYKDKIPSERELMDMYSVSRSTVREAVSILVRGGILEKRHGKGTFVSQKPVQEWLKMISFTETTKSMRIKLLDHGRVLTPENIADANGFEDESYHIKRLRLQEDVPIAIEMHYYSLELGKKLTKFNLSTTVLYDALEGNLNIDFNEAEQIITCGFPSKEDAEHLGLNERMCVLITERMIFDSKGNLVEYYKGLFRSDMHSFAMKLNRKNN; from the coding sequence ATGGAGTTAGACTTTGAAAATCCAATCCCATTACACGCTCAATTAAAAACCATTTTGGAAGATCAGATTTTAGAAGGTTATTATAAGGATAAAATCCCAAGTGAAAGGGAACTCATGGACATGTATTCTGTCAGCAGGAGCACTGTACGGGAAGCTGTTTCCATCCTGGTTCGTGGAGGGATATTGGAAAAAAGGCATGGCAAGGGAACGTTCGTATCCCAAAAACCTGTACAGGAATGGCTTAAGATGATAAGTTTCACTGAAACTACTAAAAGCATGAGAATTAAATTACTTGATCATGGCCGTGTATTGACCCCTGAAAATATTGCAGATGCAAATGGTTTTGAAGATGAATCTTACCATATTAAAAGGCTGAGGTTACAGGAGGATGTCCCCATAGCGATTGAAATGCATTATTATTCTTTGGAATTAGGAAAAAAATTGACGAAATTCAATTTAAGTACAACAGTATTGTATGATGCGCTCGAAGGGAATCTAAACATTGACTTCAATGAAGCGGAACAAATTATTACATGCGGCTTTCCATCTAAAGAAGATGCTGAACATTTAGGTTTGAACGAAAGGATGTGCGTGTTGATTACAGAACGAATGATTTTTGATTCCAAGGGTAATTTGGTCGAATACTATAAAGGTTTATTCCGATCGGATATGCATTCATTTGCTATGAAGCTGAATCGAAAAAATAACTAA
- a CDS encoding BMC domain-containing protein, giving the protein MSIEMGALGMIETKGLVGAIEAADAMSKAANVKLIGKVHAGGGLVTVMVRGDVGAVKASVDAGAAAAENIGELISVHVIPRPHSDIELILPKLEG; this is encoded by the coding sequence ATGAGCATAGAAATGGGAGCATTAGGAATGATCGAAACAAAAGGGTTGGTAGGTGCAATAGAGGCCGCTGATGCCATGTCAAAAGCTGCAAATGTAAAGCTAATTGGTAAAGTACATGCAGGTGGAGGCCTAGTAACAGTTATGGTGCGGGGGGATGTTGGAGCGGTTAAAGCATCTGTAGACGCAGGAGCCGCAGCAGCTGAAAATATAGGAGAACTGATTTCCGTTCATGTCATTCCACGTCCTCATTCTGATATTGAACTTATTCTTCCGAAGTTGGAAGGATAA
- a CDS encoding ABC transporter ATP-binding protein has translation MEPLLKVENIKKTYGKSSAAYTALENISFDIHEGEFVGIMGPSGAGKSTLLNMLATIDSPTEGEIFMNDTSIHDMKGADLTDFRRDNLGFIFQDYNLLDSLTVKENILLPLAIAKVPAKEITNLVNRIAKVFGIEDLLAKYPYQISGGQKQRTAAARALVTEPALILADEPTGALDSKSATGLLESLSELNEKNNSTIMLVTHDAYAASFCRRIIFIKDGTLSTEIYRRGQSRKAFFQEIMDVLATIGGEVDDVI, from the coding sequence ATGGAACCATTATTAAAAGTGGAAAATATAAAAAAAACATATGGTAAATCAAGTGCTGCCTACACAGCGTTGGAAAATATATCTTTTGACATTCATGAAGGTGAGTTTGTAGGAATCATGGGACCTTCAGGAGCGGGGAAATCGACGTTGCTCAATATGTTGGCAACCATTGATTCGCCGACTGAAGGGGAAATTTTCATGAATGATACGAGCATTCACGATATGAAAGGGGCAGACTTAACGGATTTCAGACGTGATAATCTTGGCTTCATCTTCCAGGATTACAATTTGCTCGACTCATTGACTGTGAAGGAAAATATATTATTACCACTGGCGATTGCGAAAGTTCCAGCGAAAGAAATTACTAACTTGGTGAATCGTATTGCTAAAGTATTTGGGATTGAAGATTTATTAGCTAAATACCCTTACCAAATCTCCGGTGGGCAAAAGCAAAGAACAGCTGCAGCCAGAGCGCTTGTGACAGAGCCTGCATTGATCCTTGCTGATGAGCCAACAGGTGCACTTGATTCAAAATCAGCAACAGGTCTGCTGGAAAGCTTAAGTGAGCTAAATGAAAAAAATAATTCGACCATCATGTTGGTGACACATGATGCATATGCCGCAAGCTTCTGCAGGCGGATCATTTTCATCAAGGATGGTACGCTTTCAACAGAAATTTATCGTCGTGGCCAATCACGTAAAGCTTTCTTCCAAGAAATTATGGATGTCCTTGCAACAATTGGAGGTGAGGTAGATGACGTTATTTAG
- the phnX gene encoding phosphonoacetaldehyde hydrolase has protein sequence MNNHSPQIEAVIFDWAGTTVDYGCFAPLEVFKEVFRKRGIEVLDEEARAPMGLLKWDHIRKMCDMDRIAELWKSKYGNLPEDKDVDALYADFEPMLFSILPNYCNPIPGAIELVERLRRKGIKIGSTTGYTAEMMEIVAAGAKKRGYAPDLLVTPDDVPAGRPFPWMIYQNAMNLGVYPMKHFIKVGDTVSDIKEGINSGSWSVGILRGSSELGLKEEEVNALDPEILAEKLEVVAERFKKAGAHYVIDSIGDLDQLIPKINLRLANGD, from the coding sequence TTGAATAATCATTCTCCCCAAATTGAGGCGGTTATTTTTGACTGGGCAGGAACAACTGTTGATTATGGTTGCTTTGCACCACTAGAGGTGTTCAAAGAGGTATTTAGAAAAAGAGGAATAGAAGTGTTAGATGAGGAAGCACGAGCACCAATGGGCCTCTTAAAGTGGGATCATATTCGAAAAATGTGCGATATGGACCGAATCGCAGAATTATGGAAAAGTAAGTATGGTAATTTGCCTGAAGATAAAGATGTCGATGCTCTATATGCAGATTTTGAACCTATGCTGTTTTCGATACTCCCTAACTATTGTAATCCAATACCGGGTGCTATTGAATTAGTTGAACGTCTGAGAAGAAAAGGAATAAAGATTGGTTCTACCACTGGATATACAGCTGAAATGATGGAAATTGTTGCGGCAGGAGCGAAAAAAAGGGGTTACGCTCCAGATTTGCTAGTAACGCCGGATGATGTGCCTGCTGGACGGCCGTTTCCGTGGATGATTTATCAAAATGCCATGAATTTAGGAGTCTATCCTATGAAGCATTTTATTAAAGTTGGAGATACAGTGAGTGATATTAAAGAAGGTATTAACTCGGGTTCTTGGAGTGTAGGCATATTAAGAGGCAGCAGTGAATTAGGGTTGAAGGAAGAAGAAGTAAATGCTCTAGATCCAGAAATTTTAGCGGAAAAACTGGAAGTAGTGGCAGAAAGATTTAAAAAAGCTGGTGCTCATTATGTTATTGATAGTATCGGGGACTTAGATCAGTTAATTCCAAAAATTAATTTGCGCCTAGCTAATGGCGATTAA
- a CDS encoding ABC transporter permease, translating into MTLFSLARKNIARNLSQYFLYIASMVFSIIIYFTFVTLKYSDTVAEQTASSQKLDSLMSGAAVILIFFVAIFIAYSNSFFMKKRKKEVALYALLGVRNRQIGFMLFFENLLLGLVSLVVGILLGFLCSKGFMTILIYLMGYDVMAPFTFSGSAALNTSIVFLMIFLVTSFQGYRLIYQFKLIDLFHASKKGEAAPKPSMIVAFLGIFLIIIGYWLAMQDLFTSKVWEKVGFLMTALIILTTVIAGTFLLFHSVTGFVLAVIKKNERWLWKGLHLMTISQLLYRIRGNARTLTVIAVLSATTVTAGGAVYGLYYNANDQVMTVDPNTFMYQQTDAKSDHQVSTVLPNTKYDENVEALSVTFNTKELNKGSAFDSSDKRIYTIIDERTYNKLAEVQGKVALYVNNDKAVILDIGYDKRFSPEYKDKTIRTENNTAITFQSFKTQTVLNAGTAGIAVVVSNEQFKSLQKEGEALKYRVIGVDQASTDLSEKIAKHVPEEALFSSAPQDFQTSIESVGSLLFIGSFLGLVFLAATGSIIYFKVLTEAEEDKSQYNMLHKMGVNAKEMRKSIASQVLVIFFVPLAVGLLHSAVALKAFSGLLMMNLAKPVLIWMAAYTVIYGLYYILTVASYNRIIIQNNKTEG; encoded by the coding sequence ATGACGTTATTTAGTCTGGCGAGGAAAAATATTGCTCGGAACCTATCCCAATATTTTTTATATATCGCATCCATGGTATTTAGCATTATCATCTACTTCACATTTGTAACATTAAAATATAGCGATACAGTTGCAGAACAAACGGCTTCATCACAGAAATTAGATTCATTGATGAGTGGTGCGGCAGTCATCCTGATTTTCTTCGTTGCCATCTTTATTGCCTATTCCAATTCATTCTTTATGAAAAAACGTAAAAAAGAAGTGGCATTATATGCATTGCTTGGCGTACGTAATCGTCAGATTGGTTTTATGCTCTTCTTTGAAAATCTATTGCTAGGTTTGGTTTCATTGGTTGTCGGGATTTTACTTGGATTTCTTTGTTCAAAAGGATTCATGACGATTTTGATCTATTTAATGGGCTATGATGTCATGGCACCATTTACATTTTCGGGATCTGCAGCTTTGAACACCTCTATCGTATTTCTTATGATTTTTTTGGTGACATCATTCCAGGGCTATCGTTTGATCTATCAATTTAAACTAATTGATCTTTTCCATGCATCGAAAAAGGGGGAAGCTGCACCGAAGCCATCGATGATTGTAGCCTTTCTGGGGATTTTCCTGATTATCATCGGTTATTGGTTGGCGATGCAAGATCTTTTTACTTCTAAAGTATGGGAAAAGGTCGGCTTTTTAATGACGGCACTCATTATTTTGACAACGGTCATCGCCGGTACGTTTTTATTGTTTCATAGCGTGACAGGCTTTGTGTTGGCCGTGATTAAGAAAAATGAAAGATGGCTATGGAAAGGCCTGCACCTGATGACGATCTCGCAATTGCTATATCGCATTCGGGGAAATGCACGTACATTGACCGTAATTGCTGTGTTAAGTGCTACAACGGTAACGGCTGGCGGTGCGGTTTATGGTCTTTATTACAACGCGAATGACCAAGTTATGACCGTTGATCCGAATACCTTCATGTATCAGCAAACGGATGCAAAAAGCGATCATCAAGTCAGCACTGTATTGCCAAATACAAAGTATGATGAAAATGTCGAGGCACTATCTGTCACATTTAATACGAAAGAATTGAATAAGGGTTCGGCATTCGATAGCTCGGATAAACGGATTTACACGATAATCGATGAAAGAACATATAACAAATTAGCAGAAGTGCAAGGCAAGGTGGCACTGTATGTGAATAATGACAAAGCAGTCATTTTAGATATTGGATATGACAAAAGATTCTCACCTGAATACAAGGACAAGACCATCAGGACAGAAAACAACACGGCAATCACATTTCAAAGCTTTAAAACACAAACAGTACTAAATGCCGGAACAGCAGGCATTGCAGTGGTCGTATCGAATGAGCAATTTAAATCATTGCAAAAAGAAGGGGAAGCGCTAAAATATCGTGTCATCGGTGTTGATCAGGCTTCCACGGATTTATCTGAAAAAATTGCAAAACATGTGCCTGAAGAAGCGCTATTTTCCAGTGCCCCTCAAGATTTCCAAACAAGCATCGAAAGTGTAGGATCATTACTCTTTATCGGAAGTTTTCTTGGCCTGGTTTTTTTAGCGGCAACAGGCAGCATCATTTACTTTAAAGTTCTAACGGAAGCAGAGGAAGATAAATCACAATACAATATGCTTCATAAGATGGGCGTTAACGCAAAAGAAATGCGGAAATCCATTGCATCACAAGTGCTTGTAATCTTTTTCGTTCCACTGGCAGTGGGGTTATTACACAGTGCAGTTGCTTTAAAAGCCTTCTCGGGCTTATTGATGATGAATCTAGCAAAACCTGTGTTGATCTGGATGGCCGCTTATACAGTTATTTACGGTCTGTATTATATCTTAACGGTAGCTTCCTATAATCGTATTATCATACAAAATAATAAAACAGAAGGATGA
- a CDS encoding DUF3817 domain-containing protein translates to MFSTAIGWFRFITIIEGISYVLLLGIGMPIKYILDIGEATLILGSIHGFLFVVFGLLLLYVSIISKWSFLKMAMIFIVSFIPFGNFVIDRRLLKQS, encoded by the coding sequence ATGTTTTCTACAGCTATTGGATGGTTTCGGTTCATTACAATAATCGAGGGAATCTCATATGTTTTATTGCTTGGCATTGGTATGCCCATTAAGTACATATTGGATATTGGGGAAGCAACACTCATTTTAGGCAGCATCCATGGTTTCTTATTTGTCGTGTTTGGGCTTTTATTACTTTATGTGAGCATCATATCAAAATGGTCCTTTTTAAAAATGGCGATGATTTTCATCGTTTCATTCATCCCATTTGGGAATTTTGTAATCGACCGCAGGCTATTGAAGCAAAGTTAA
- the pduL gene encoding phosphate propanoyltransferase translates to MAIITESKLRRMLKTGIPNPYPIRDDKLTPAAADFLRDRKIVIGNQHHIKHSSASNEKEMHLMIPVGVSNRHIHLSSHDVEILFGNNYELTPIRELSQPGQFAAKEQVTLLGPKGMIPNVRILGPVREDTQVEISKTDGFQLGIHPPIRLSGSIDDTPGLTLIGPKGCIALHKGVIIAKSHVHMSPKDAQHFDVKHGEGLLLQSIGERSIIFLDVIVRVAPRYKLDFHVDLDEGNAAGLKTGDYLKVVGKNGEFLSQKGR, encoded by the coding sequence ATGGCAATTATAACGGAATCCAAATTAAGACGGATGTTGAAAACCGGGATTCCAAATCCATATCCTATTAGGGACGATAAACTAACTCCTGCGGCGGCTGATTTCTTAAGAGATAGAAAAATTGTCATTGGAAATCAGCACCATATTAAACATTCCTCAGCGTCAAATGAAAAGGAAATGCATTTAATGATTCCTGTGGGTGTTTCAAATAGGCATATTCACTTATCATCACATGATGTGGAAATACTGTTTGGAAATAATTACGAACTAACTCCCATACGAGAATTGTCACAACCAGGACAATTTGCTGCAAAGGAACAAGTCACTTTACTGGGGCCAAAAGGGATGATCCCAAATGTCCGAATCCTTGGACCGGTAAGAGAAGATACTCAAGTGGAAATATCTAAAACGGATGGATTTCAATTGGGAATCCATCCGCCCATACGGTTATCAGGTTCAATCGATGATACGCCAGGCTTGACGCTAATTGGACCAAAAGGCTGTATAGCTCTCCATAAAGGGGTGATTATAGCAAAGAGTCATGTGCATATGTCACCTAAGGATGCTCAACATTTTGACGTTAAGCATGGCGAGGGTTTACTTCTTCAATCAATAGGCGAGCGCTCTATAATTTTCTTGGATGTTATTGTTCGAGTAGCTCCGAGATATAAACTGGATTTCCACGTTGATCTAGATGAAGGAAATGCAGCAGGTTTGAAAACAGGTGACTATTTAAAAGTTGTTGGGAAAAATGGGGAATTCCTATCACAAAAAGGGAGGTGA
- a CDS encoding EutN/CcmL family microcompartment protein yields the protein MLLGKVIGSVWTTQKEKGMEHVKLLIVQPLNSLKVSVGNIVIVMDRIGAGVGETVIITQGLPAQKLTNEKNSPIDAAIIGIVDSFEIK from the coding sequence ATGCTTTTAGGAAAAGTTATAGGAAGTGTTTGGACAACTCAAAAAGAAAAAGGAATGGAACATGTTAAATTATTGATTGTTCAGCCGTTAAATTCGTTGAAAGTATCAGTGGGGAATATTGTTATTGTCATGGATCGAATTGGAGCAGGTGTCGGTGAAACGGTTATAATCACACAAGGCTTACCTGCACAAAAGTTGACGAATGAAAAAAATTCTCCAATTGATGCAGCGATCATTGGCATAGTTGATTCTTTTGAAATTAAGTAG
- a CDS encoding acetaldehyde dehydrogenase (acetylating), producing the protein MMLDKDLESIQEARQLLEQAKLAQQKIEKMSQDQVDQIVQSMAQAATKEAGRLAAMAVSETGYGKIEDKRTKNLFSARDIFESMKDKKTVGIISRNEEKQVWEVAEPVGVIAGIVPSTNPTSTTIFKALISLKSRNAIVFSPHPTAAKCTNETVRILQEAAEEANAPKGIISSITNPTLSSAHELINHKLTDLILATGGTDMVKVAYSSGKPAYGVGPGNVPVFIHSSANVEKAVKQIVQSKTFDYGTICASEQAVIVEKSIKRKVKKELENEGAYFLDDYEKKKIGEIIMVNGRLNPGIVGKSPQTLANMAGIFVSDGIKVLIAEETNIGKSYPFSVEKLSPILAYYTVEDWQEASHVCNELLKVGGLGHTLGIHSENKQIIEKIGLEQKVSRVVVNSGTTFGGIGATTGITPSMTLGCGTYGNNVSSDNIGPEHLLNIKRIAFGVREMSNEQESDNVHARKEETGSEKTISRSEVMDIVKSVLQELKI; encoded by the coding sequence ATGATGTTGGATAAAGATCTTGAATCGATTCAAGAAGCAAGACAGCTTCTTGAACAAGCAAAGTTAGCACAGCAAAAAATTGAAAAAATGTCTCAAGACCAAGTTGATCAAATTGTTCAGAGTATGGCTCAAGCTGCTACAAAGGAAGCTGGAAGGCTTGCAGCGATGGCTGTTAGTGAAACGGGATATGGAAAGATAGAGGATAAGCGGACAAAAAATTTATTTTCCGCTAGAGATATATTTGAATCAATGAAAGATAAAAAGACAGTAGGGATCATTTCTCGTAATGAAGAAAAACAAGTGTGGGAAGTAGCTGAACCGGTGGGCGTAATAGCCGGGATAGTCCCGTCCACTAACCCTACTTCAACAACAATCTTTAAAGCACTTATCTCATTAAAGTCCAGAAATGCCATCGTATTTAGTCCACATCCAACTGCTGCAAAATGTACAAATGAAACGGTGAGAATTCTGCAAGAAGCTGCAGAGGAAGCAAATGCACCAAAAGGAATCATTTCAAGCATTACTAATCCGACCCTTTCTTCGGCACATGAGTTAATTAATCATAAGTTAACGGATCTTATTTTAGCTACTGGTGGTACAGATATGGTTAAGGTTGCTTACAGTTCAGGTAAACCTGCATATGGGGTAGGACCTGGAAATGTTCCAGTTTTTATTCATTCCAGTGCAAATGTAGAAAAAGCCGTTAAACAAATCGTGCAAAGTAAAACATTTGATTATGGGACCATCTGTGCATCTGAACAAGCAGTCATTGTAGAAAAAAGTATAAAAAGAAAAGTGAAAAAAGAGTTGGAAAATGAAGGGGCTTATTTCCTGGATGATTATGAAAAGAAAAAAATAGGGGAAATCATCATGGTCAACGGGAGGTTAAATCCTGGAATAGTGGGCAAATCCCCACAAACATTAGCCAATATGGCAGGGATTTTCGTTTCAGATGGGATTAAGGTATTGATCGCAGAAGAAACGAATATCGGAAAGTCTTATCCTTTTTCAGTAGAAAAGTTATCACCAATTTTAGCTTATTATACTGTTGAGGATTGGCAGGAAGCTAGTCATGTATGTAATGAATTACTTAAAGTAGGCGGACTTGGCCATACGCTTGGGATTCATTCTGAAAACAAACAAATTATTGAAAAGATAGGGTTGGAACAAAAAGTATCACGAGTTGTAGTCAATTCCGGAACAACATTTGGCGGAATAGGTGCCACGACAGGGATTACACCATCAATGACACTTGGTTGTGGAACATATGGAAACAATGTATCGTCGGACAACATCGGTCCAGAGCATCTATTGAATATCAAACGAATTGCTTTTGGGGTTCGTGAAATGTCTAATGAACAGGAATCAGACAATGTTCATGCTCGAAAAGAGGAAACAGGTAGTGAGAAAACAATTTCAAGATCGGAAGTTATGGATATCGTAAAAAGCGTCCTGCAAGAACTGAAAATATAA
- a CDS encoding YxeA family protein, whose protein sequence is MKKFLMVVGILFILGAAGVIALTKIDFNRMNADNYYLQITEDGVQHETKLDDGSVMTYYSYKLDAKNADGETIPLKFTAQKNLRKDAYLKMYVKNGDEVSSYDEVKFEDIPKKAQTK, encoded by the coding sequence ATGAAGAAATTTCTTATGGTAGTCGGCATTTTGTTTATACTGGGAGCGGCAGGAGTCATCGCGCTTACTAAAATCGACTTTAACCGCATGAATGCCGATAATTATTATTTGCAAATTACAGAGGACGGGGTACAACATGAAACCAAACTGGACGATGGTTCAGTGATGACTTATTACTCTTATAAACTTGACGCCAAAAATGCAGATGGTGAAACGATACCGCTTAAATTCACGGCACAAAAAAACCTTCGAAAAGATGCTTACTTAAAGATGTACGTGAAAAATGGTGATGAAGTTTCGTCATATGATGAAGTGAAATTCGAGGATATTCCAAAAAAGGCACAAACAAAATAA
- a CDS encoding BMC domain-containing protein, which translates to MENAYALGLVETIGFPAMIAAADAASKAADVKITTYQGADAGIVTIYIVGDVSSVQSAVIVGEEAAKKVGIFRYSHVLARPDDHVIKMLFPKLEEEKKAVKSEKAIQRVEQPDTIASDEKVDENVKELHKKSTQELRKLANSLSGFPLSPQEITTAKKEELIKYVNALQNGKGGDK; encoded by the coding sequence GTGGAAAATGCCTACGCATTAGGTCTGGTTGAAACTATTGGCTTTCCCGCAATGATTGCTGCTGCAGATGCCGCTTCGAAAGCAGCTGATGTAAAAATCACTACCTATCAAGGGGCAGATGCAGGGATTGTTACTATTTATATAGTGGGTGATGTTTCTTCCGTACAATCGGCTGTCATTGTAGGAGAAGAAGCGGCTAAAAAAGTCGGAATATTTCGTTATTCTCATGTTTTAGCGCGACCGGATGATCATGTTATCAAAATGCTCTTTCCAAAGCTTGAAGAAGAAAAAAAAGCTGTCAAAAGTGAAAAAGCAATCCAGCGAGTTGAACAGCCAGATACCATAGCTAGTGATGAAAAAGTCGATGAAAATGTAAAAGAACTTCATAAAAAAAGCACCCAAGAGTTAAGAAAGCTTGCCAATTCTTTAAGTGGCTTCCCTCTATCTCCCCAAGAAATTACAACTGCGAAAAAAGAGGAATTAATAAAATATGTAAATGCACTTCAGAATGGGAAAGGTGGGGATAAATGA
- a CDS encoding C45 family autoproteolytic acyltransferase/hydolase, whose amino-acid sequence MKQIYSDVIQFRGTHYEFGYMQGEELKDSLTVKNREDQWKIRQPRFTVEEEEVKKAITQFAPGVWEELLGLQEALKWPMDRVLQEFGGYRLDYVRSGCSIMTGDDYLIRNYDYHPKTYEGRYVLFQPTDQGYSSIGPSQRGTGRMDGMNEKGLVIGYNFMNRKNPGDGFICCMIGRLIVESCANVQEAVAMLKEIPHRHSFTYVVYDKSGSTYIVETSPRNVEVRTSNACTNHFEIMKNENRNHLIDSKRRLEIIQDHEGRLSSAYDAYRLFNDTNHGVFSDLYSSWAGTIHTSAYLPKEMKAWIALGGNQEPTSIDFAKWLEGEDIELERIRGVVDTDIPFVHMDEGANWFR is encoded by the coding sequence GTGAAGCAAATATATAGTGATGTCATACAATTTCGGGGTACACATTATGAGTTTGGATACATGCAAGGGGAGGAATTAAAAGATTCACTAACGGTAAAAAATCGTGAAGATCAGTGGAAGATCAGGCAGCCGCGGTTTACGGTTGAGGAAGAAGAGGTCAAGAAAGCAATTACACAATTCGCCCCTGGAGTTTGGGAGGAATTACTGGGGTTGCAAGAAGCGTTGAAATGGCCAATGGACCGCGTGCTGCAAGAGTTCGGTGGATATCGATTGGATTATGTCCGGTCGGGCTGTTCCATCATGACTGGCGATGATTATCTCATTCGAAATTATGATTACCACCCAAAGACATATGAAGGACGCTATGTCTTATTCCAGCCAACCGATCAAGGGTATTCAAGCATCGGCCCGAGTCAGCGAGGAACTGGCCGGATGGATGGAATGAATGAAAAAGGTTTGGTGATAGGCTATAATTTCATGAATCGCAAGAACCCTGGTGATGGTTTCATTTGCTGCATGATTGGCAGATTGATTGTTGAATCTTGTGCGAACGTACAGGAAGCGGTCGCGATGTTGAAGGAAATCCCGCATCGTCATTCCTTCACTTACGTCGTCTATGATAAAAGCGGAAGTACCTATATCGTTGAAACCTCTCCGAGAAATGTAGAGGTGCGCACGTCAAATGCCTGTACCAATCACTTTGAAATCATGAAAAATGAGAACCGTAACCATCTCATCGATTCGAAACGCCGATTGGAGATCATCCAAGATCATGAAGGGAGACTTTCATCTGCCTACGATGCTTATCGATTGTTTAATGATACCAATCATGGTGTATTCTCGGATTTATATAGCAGCTGGGCAGGAACGATTCATACATCCGCTTATTTACCTAAGGAGATGAAAGCTTGGATTGCTTTGGGAGGGAACCAGGAGCCGACTTCAATAGATTTTGCAAAATGGCTCGAAGGGGAAGATATTGAGTTAGAACGAATCAGAGGTGTGGTTGATACGGATATTCCCTTCGTGCATATGGATGAGGGAGCAAATTGGTTTCGCTGA